The Bacteroides acidifaciens genome includes a region encoding these proteins:
- a CDS encoding ABC transporter permease, translating into MVRHYFKVAFRNLLKYKTQNIISIIGLAVGLLCFCICMYCSRFVETTNHCFSNYTRIAELNLYDDQTGTYFSGTQVALSEELRAWAMGEVEAISCMTYLRERSYLIEISEGKSLPYELRTIEIDTLYNKVFTPQIVAGNWKTASRTSNAVILSESTAIKIFGKIETAIGKHLTLAKRLHTSPESTPKTGGIVYTVQAVMKDIPLNNGFNFMTHIDAMALNDSEGLFQSTKRHDMTGARTYVLLSPNTSIAELEQQFSKRNYSYAMYNQPYSVVASYIGNMAQKKGAFVLGWTTGIVGALILLVGLINFFHFLIGSFFNRTKEYSIMKMAGCNWKQQFCLLFVQSLIVVVISSFLVIWGIELIGNRMDFSLLGITMTFPPDILLKHALQYIILLILLCAAICFFVSIRIRRISIQTGVHGANKRRGKQWGRNLMLGIQFFICWIFVSFTVALFLQSEKTTKTLFHTLSQKEKEAILSIPLDYSFMKNEEKLSMVERFRQHAGVKDILLSDIAYTQGVSGNLLMTEKGNDNSWTDIDIMCVPLNFFAFMNIPIEEGRTIRTKNDLVMDKVWQSKQKKNVIGMNFYDQNNDYTVCGVCTPFQTDVHNHSGGYAFMLYDPSRYVGHCYVKCYPEQQKEVVKWIERIRRELLPENISYKVRTFQDDLYEMQAMEYILKDIILLFAIVSIIITLLGVYSSITLDTERRQKEMAIRKVNGAGMLHIVWLFARLYITLLVITATLSFPLVYVVLQLWKQIYTVFFNCGLWFWAGIFIAVAMITALTVWFRILKIAKANPVESIKNE; encoded by the coding sequence ATGGTACGACATTACTTTAAAGTTGCATTCAGGAATTTACTGAAATACAAGACACAAAATATAATCTCTATCATCGGTCTTGCGGTAGGATTGCTATGTTTCTGCATATGTATGTATTGCAGTCGTTTTGTTGAAACGACCAACCATTGTTTCAGTAATTACACCCGCATTGCAGAATTAAACCTTTATGATGACCAGACAGGGACCTATTTTTCCGGTACACAAGTGGCTTTATCCGAAGAACTCCGTGCATGGGCAATGGGAGAGGTGGAAGCAATTTCTTGTATGACATATTTGCGTGAACGTTCTTACCTTATTGAAATTTCAGAGGGAAAATCATTGCCATACGAACTCAGAACGATAGAAATAGATACTTTATACAATAAGGTATTCACCCCACAAATAGTAGCCGGAAATTGGAAGACGGCTAGCCGGACGTCGAATGCAGTTATTTTAAGTGAGTCTACTGCCATAAAGATATTCGGTAAAATAGAAACGGCTATCGGTAAGCATCTGACTTTGGCGAAGCGACTCCATACTTCGCCTGAAAGTACTCCGAAGACAGGAGGTATTGTTTATACGGTACAGGCAGTAATGAAAGATATTCCGCTAAACAATGGTTTTAATTTTATGACGCATATCGATGCAATGGCTTTGAATGATAGTGAAGGGCTTTTCCAAAGTACAAAACGTCACGATATGACAGGAGCCAGAACGTATGTCTTGCTTTCTCCCAATACGAGTATAGCGGAATTGGAACAACAATTCTCAAAGCGTAATTATAGTTATGCCATGTATAATCAGCCTTATTCGGTTGTAGCTAGTTATATTGGCAACATGGCACAGAAGAAAGGTGCTTTTGTGTTGGGATGGACGACAGGAATAGTTGGTGCGTTGATATTGCTCGTCGGACTAATCAATTTCTTTCATTTTCTTATCGGTTCTTTTTTTAATCGTACTAAAGAATACAGTATTATGAAAATGGCAGGGTGTAATTGGAAGCAACAATTCTGCCTGTTGTTTGTACAATCATTGATTGTCGTGGTTATATCTTCCTTTTTAGTAATATGGGGAATAGAGTTGATTGGCAACCGGATGGATTTTTCTCTGCTGGGCATTACGATGACTTTTCCGCCCGATATTCTTTTGAAACATGCTTTACAATATATCATTCTTCTTATATTACTTTGTGCTGCAATTTGTTTCTTCGTATCCATTCGTATTCGCAGGATTTCGATACAAACAGGTGTACATGGAGCAAACAAACGTCGAGGTAAGCAGTGGGGACGTAACCTTATGCTGGGAATTCAGTTCTTTATCTGCTGGATATTTGTATCATTCACTGTCGCCCTGTTTTTACAGTCCGAGAAGACAACCAAAACATTGTTTCATACGCTTAGTCAAAAGGAAAAAGAAGCGATTCTCAGTATTCCACTGGATTATTCGTTTATGAAAAATGAAGAGAAGTTGAGTATGGTGGAACGTTTTCGGCAACATGCAGGGGTGAAAGACATCTTATTATCAGATATTGCTTATACGCAGGGAGTGTCCGGAAACCTGTTGATGACCGAGAAGGGGAACGACAACTCCTGGACTGATATTGATATTATGTGTGTTCCGCTAAATTTCTTTGCTTTTATGAATATTCCGATAGAGGAAGGTAGAACTATCCGGACAAAAAATGACCTTGTTATGGATAAAGTTTGGCAAAGCAAACAAAAGAAGAATGTGATTGGAATGAACTTTTATGACCAAAACAATGATTATACCGTATGTGGGGTTTGTACTCCTTTCCAGACTGATGTCCATAATCATAGTGGCGGCTATGCTTTTATGCTCTATGATCCCTCCAGATATGTTGGGCATTGTTATGTGAAATGCTATCCTGAACAACAAAAGGAAGTTGTAAAGTGGATTGAGAGAATCCGTCGTGAACTGCTTCCGGAGAATATATCGTATAAGGTTCGTACGTTTCAGGACGACTTGTATGAAATGCAGGCTATGGAGTATATTCTGAAAGATATTATCCTGCTTTTCGCAATCGTCAGTATCATCATTACCTTGTTGGGTGTATATTCCAGTATTACCCTCGATACGGAACGCAGGCAGAAAGAAATGGCTATCCGCAAAGTAAATGGAGCCGGAATGTTGCACATTGTCTGGTTGTTTGCCCGTTTGTATATAACTTTGTTGGTGATTACGGCTACTTTATCCTTTCCGTTAGTATACGTAGTGTTACAATTATGGAAGCAAATATATACGGTATTCTTTAACTGTGGATTGTGGTTCTGGGCGGGAATCTTTATAGCTGTTGCTATGATAACGGCACTAACGGTTTGGTTCCGTATCTTGAAAATAGCCAAAGCTAATCCGGTGGAATCCATCAAGAATGAATAA
- a CDS encoding ABC transporter ATP-binding protein — protein MIKTINLQKIFKTEEVETWALNNVSIEVKQGEFVAIMGPSGCGKSTLLNILGLLDNPTGGEYYLNGMEVSKYTESQRTNLRKGVIGFVFQSFNLIDELNVYENIELPLLYMGISASERKKRVETAMERMAITHRSKHFPQQLSGGQQQRVAIARAVVANPKLILADEPTGNLDSKNGKEVMGLLSELNKEGTTIVMVTHSQHDAGCADRVINLFDGQVVTEVSM, from the coding sequence ATGATTAAGACAATTAACTTACAGAAGATTTTCAAAACTGAAGAAGTGGAAACTTGGGCCTTAAATAATGTCAGCATTGAAGTGAAACAGGGTGAGTTTGTTGCTATCATGGGACCTTCCGGTTGTGGAAAGTCAACATTGCTTAATATTCTGGGACTGTTGGATAATCCAACGGGAGGGGAGTATTATCTGAATGGCATGGAAGTTTCGAAGTACACGGAGTCGCAGCGTACAAACCTTCGTAAAGGAGTCATTGGTTTTGTATTTCAGAGTTTCAATCTGATAGATGAACTGAACGTATATGAAAACATTGAATTACCTCTGCTCTATATGGGTATTTCGGCTTCCGAACGTAAGAAAAGAGTAGAGACTGCCATGGAACGAATGGCTATTACTCATCGTAGCAAACATTTCCCTCAACAATTGTCAGGTGGTCAGCAACAGCGTGTCGCTATTGCCCGTGCAGTAGTTGCCAACCCTAAATTGATTCTTGCCGATGAGCCTACCGGTAATCTGGACTCGAAGAATGGTAAAGAAGTAATGGGATTATTGAGTGAGTTGAATAAGGAAGGGACAACGATTGTAATGGTAACACACTCCCAACATGACGCCGGTTGCGCTGATCGTGTCATCAATCTGTTCGACGGACAGGTGGTGACTGAAGTTAGTATGTAA
- a CDS encoding efflux RND transporter periplasmic adaptor subunit, producing MDIKLEKKPWYIRYRYYLIGGLLFLSFLIYVIILSLGPSKLRVDAENIQIAEVKDANFMEYVDVEGLIQPILTIKVNTRETGSVEKIVGEEGSLLQQGDTILVLSNPDLLRNIEDQRDEWEKQMITYQEQEIEMEQKSLNLKQQALTNNYELERLKKSIALDREEYQMGVKSKAQLQVAEDEYNYKQKNAALQQESLRHDSAVTMIRKELIRNDRERERKKYERAHERLNNLVVTAPIKGQLSFVKVTSGQQVSSGESIAEIKVLDQYKIHTSLSEYYIDRITTGLPATINYQGKKYPLKITKVVPEVKDRMFDVDLVFTGDMPDNVRVGKSFRVQIELGQPEQALIIPRGNFYQATGGQWIYKVNSTKTKAVRVPLSIGRQNPHQYEITEGLQPGDWVITTGYDTFGDAEELILK from the coding sequence ATGGATATAAAATTAGAAAAGAAGCCGTGGTACATTCGTTATAGATATTATCTGATAGGAGGACTTTTGTTTCTCTCCTTTCTGATTTATGTAATCATTCTTTCACTAGGTCCCAGCAAACTGCGTGTTGATGCCGAGAATATTCAGATAGCGGAAGTGAAAGATGCTAACTTTATGGAATATGTAGATGTAGAAGGATTGATTCAACCTATATTGACTATTAAGGTCAATACCCGCGAAACGGGAAGTGTAGAAAAGATAGTGGGGGAAGAAGGCAGTCTGCTTCAGCAAGGTGATACGATTCTTGTTCTTTCCAATCCAGACTTGCTTCGTAACATCGAAGACCAGCGTGACGAATGGGAAAAGCAAATGATTACTTATCAGGAGCAGGAGATTGAAATGGAACAAAAGAGTCTGAATCTGAAACAACAGGCTCTGACGAATAATTATGAGCTTGAACGTTTGAAAAAAAGCATTGCCCTTGACCGTGAAGAGTATCAGATGGGAGTAAAAAGCAAAGCTCAACTACAAGTAGCTGAAGATGAGTATAATTACAAACAGAAGAATGCAGCTTTGCAACAGGAGAGTTTACGACATGACTCTGCTGTAACAATGATTCGTAAAGAGTTGATTCGTAACGACCGGGAAAGGGAACGGAAGAAATATGAACGTGCTCATGAACGCTTGAATAATTTGGTGGTAACAGCTCCGATAAAAGGACAGCTTAGCTTTGTAAAGGTTACTTCCGGGCAACAAGTCTCTTCCGGTGAAAGTATTGCTGAAATAAAGGTGCTTGACCAATATAAGATCCATACTTCGCTCAGTGAATATTATATTGACCGGATTACCACCGGATTGCCTGCTACTATCAATTATCAGGGAAAGAAATATCCATTGAAAATAACGAAAGTTGTGCCCGAAGTGAAAGACCGTATGTTTGATGTCGATCTTGTTTTTACAGGTGATATGCCTGATAATGTAAGAGTAGGCAAGAGTTTTCGTGTACAGATAGAATTGGGACAACCGGAACAGGCGCTTATTATCCCCCGCGGTAATTTCTATCAGGCTACGGGAGGACAATGGATTTATAAAGTGAATTCCACAAAGACAAAAGCTGTTCGCGTTCCTTTATCTATCGGTCGCCAAAATCCGCATCAGTATGAAATTACAGAAGGTTTACAGCCCGGAGATTGGGTAATTACGACGGGATATGATACCTTTGGCGATGCGGAAGAATTAATTTTAAAATAA
- a CDS encoding TolC family protein: protein MNLKIICISIGILSAELSSAQNQTMELSLEQTVKIARLESPDAQTARHSFRSAYWNYKYYRANYLPTLSLTSDPNLNRAINKITMGDGSVKFVEQNLLNTDLTLNLSQNVSWTGGSLFLETSAQRMDLFSEHKYSWQTSPIMIGYRQSLFGYNNLKWDKWIEPVRFQEAKKSYVETLELVSANAINKFFALATAQSNYDIASFNYANADTLYHYAQGRYNIGTITENEMLQLELNRLTEETNRMNARIEMDNCMQELRSYLGIQEDREIRVRVSPRVPDFSINLNEALALAYENSPDIQTMKRRKLESESAVARARANAGLKADIYLRFGLTQTADKLPEAYRNLLDQQYVSLSISLPILDWGRGKGQVRVARSNRDLVYTQVEQSRTDFELNVRKLVKQFNLQTQRVRIAARTDETAQRRNEVARKLYILGKSTILDLNASISEKDSARRNYVSALYNYWSLYYTLRSMTLYDFERNKLLTEDYNLLVE from the coding sequence ATGAACCTGAAAATAATCTGTATAAGCATTGGAATCCTGTCGGCGGAATTATCGTCTGCTCAAAATCAGACGATGGAGCTGTCACTGGAACAAACCGTGAAAATAGCGCGTTTGGAATCTCCCGACGCGCAAACGGCACGTCATAGTTTTCGTTCTGCTTATTGGAATTATAAATATTATCGTGCCAACTATTTACCGACTTTGAGTTTGACATCCGATCCTAATTTGAACCGTGCCATTAATAAGATAACAATGGGTGACGGTTCGGTTAAGTTTGTCGAACAGAACTTATTGAATACTGACCTGACCTTGAATCTTTCACAAAATGTATCTTGGACAGGCGGTTCATTGTTTCTTGAAACATCCGCCCAACGCATGGACTTGTTCAGCGAACATAAATATTCATGGCAGACTTCACCAATCATGATAGGTTATCGCCAGTCACTTTTCGGCTACAATAATCTGAAGTGGGATAAGTGGATAGAGCCCGTACGTTTTCAGGAGGCAAAGAAAAGTTATGTGGAGACATTGGAGCTTGTTTCTGCCAACGCGATTAATAAATTCTTTGCTTTAGCTACCGCCCAAAGCAATTATGACATAGCGTCGTTTAATTATGCGAATGCAGATACGCTTTATCATTATGCCCAAGGACGCTATAATATAGGTACAATAACAGAAAATGAGATGTTGCAATTGGAACTTAATCGTCTGACGGAAGAAACGAACCGTATGAATGCCCGTATTGAGATGGATAATTGTATGCAGGAGCTTCGTTCGTACCTGGGTATTCAGGAAGACAGGGAGATTCGTGTACGTGTCAGCCCCCGAGTGCCGGATTTCAGCATTAATCTGAATGAGGCGTTGGCATTGGCATATGAGAACAGTCCTGACATACAGACGATGAAACGACGAAAGCTGGAAAGTGAAAGTGCTGTTGCGAGAGCCCGTGCCAATGCCGGTTTGAAGGCGGATATTTATCTCCGTTTCGGACTGACACAGACAGCGGATAAATTGCCGGAAGCATATCGAAACCTTTTAGACCAGCAATATGTAAGTTTAAGCATCTCTCTGCCTATTTTAGATTGGGGACGGGGAAAAGGGCAGGTACGTGTAGCCCGTTCTAACCGTGATCTGGTCTATACGCAAGTGGAACAAAGCAGGACGGATTTTGAACTGAATGTCCGCAAACTGGTGAAACAGTTTAATCTGCAAACGCAACGTGTCCGCATCGCTGCCCGTACAGATGAAACCGCACAACGGAGGAATGAAGTTGCCCGTAAACTTTATATATTGGGAAAATCCACCATTCTTGATTTAAACGCTTCTATTTCAGAAAAAGATAGCGCACGCCGTAATTACGTATCGGCTTTATATAACTATTGGAGCTTGTATTACACACTTCGTAGTATGACACTTTATGATTTTGAGAGAAATAAACTACTGACAGAAGACTATAATCTTCTCGTCGAATAG